GAGACTGCCCGGGGCCATGACGCCCCGGGGACAGTGAGAATTGTTGGAATCGACCCCGGACTCGCCGCCACAGGGGTGGGCATCGTCCGGGGCTCAGGCCATCGCATCCAAAGCTGCTCCCACACCTCCATCAGCTCTTCCCCCAAAGACTCCCTTCCGGATCGGCTCAACGTGATTTTTTCGCGCGTCCGGGATATCCTGGACGCGGAAAAGCCCCATCTGATGGTCATTGAAGACATATTCTCGAACCGGGCGCACCCCGCTTCGGGGATCACCCTGGGCAAGGTGACCGGCGTCATCCTTCTGGCCGGGCGCCGGGCCGGCGTGCCTGTTCTGGAAGTCCCGGCCCGGGAGGCCAAGAAGGTGATCACCGGAAACGGCGCCGCCACCAAGAGCCAGATGGAGCTTTCGGTCCGGCGCATATTGAGCCTCAAAAAACCCATTCGTCCCCACCACGCCGCGGACGCCATGGGCATGTCCCTCATGGGGTTTTACCGGTATGGCCCGGCCATCGCTCGCGCGGCGTCCTGATCCTGTCCCTCCCTGTTTAACGCTTTTTACCTTCGTCGCCTGTTTTGTCCTTGACAGAACAAAATAATATCGTTATATTCACATTTAACGATTTACTTTAAAGGAAGGGGCCACCGGGGCGCCTCGAAAACAAGTCAAAAAACGGGAGCGGAATGATGAAGGCGTTTGTCAGGGTGATGAAGGCGCTGTCGGACCCCAACCGGGTCAAGATGATGAAAATGCTCCAGAGCCGCCCGCTGTGCGTCTGCGAGATCAAAGAGGCGCTGGGAATCGCCCAGTCCACGGCCAGCAAACATTTAAAAATCCTGGAAGACGCCGATCTGGTCAAAAGCTTTAAAGACGGTTTGTGGGTGAACTATTCCCTTTCCGACGGGAGCGACTCCCCTTATTCGGCGGGAATGATCGGGAACCTGAAACGCTGGCTGGAAAACGAGCCTGAAATCCGGAAATTGAATGAGACCCTTCCCGGTATTGACCGTTTCGACATTGTTGGAAAATAACCCGGAAAAAAATTTTCGCCGCTATATCGTTAAACGGCCATATATACATATAACCATATATATAACAGGACAAAGGAGAAAGTCGATGGGCGCTCAAACCGCTTTTTCCCGCCGCATGGGGGAGAGACAATATTTGGCGATGGGGTTGTATGGGATGACGGGGGCCTTGTGCGTGTGGCTCT
The DNA window shown above is from Candidatus Desulfarcum epimagneticum and carries:
- a CDS encoding Transcriptional regulator, ArsR family; amino-acid sequence: MKAFVRVMKALSDPNRVKMMKMLQSRPLCVCEIKEALGIAQSTASKHLKILEDADLVKSFKDGLWVNYSLSDGSDSPYSAGMIGNLKRWLENEPEIRKLNETLPGIDRFDIVGK
- a CDS encoding Crossover junction endodeoxyribonuclease RuvC translates to MNPDRNETARGHDAPGTVRIVGIDPGLAATGVGIVRGSGHRIQSCSHTSISSSPKDSLPDRLNVIFSRVRDILDAEKPHLMVIEDIFSNRAHPASGITLGKVTGVILLAGRRAGVPVLEVPAREAKKVITGNGAATKSQMELSVRRILSLKKPIRPHHAADAMGMSLMGFYRYGPAIARAAS